Below is a genomic region from Rhizobium sp. 9140.
ACGTGCGCTCGATCTTGATGCTGTGCGTCCAGCCGTCGCCGAAGTCATAGTGGTATTTGAAAGATTTCGCACCGGTGTCCTGGATTGCCGACAGGAGCGAGACCTTGCGGGCATCGAGTGGACCATCCCCCCATTCCAGATCGGGCAAACCAAAGCCAACGTCACGGATCTGGAATTCGTAGAGGTGGGTGTTCGTCCAACCCATCGCGGCCTGCAACACCTCATGCAACCGGCTAAGCCGGATGCGCCACGGCACGACAATGCGCCGTATCACGGTCGGTTCGACATGATCAAGGGTGACCTTCAGACGGACGAGAGAAGAGGCCATTGTCAAGCTGCCAGCATGAGGGCGGAGTTTTCGGCCTGGCGCATCCGCTTCCACTCCCAGGGGAGCAGTTCCGGCAGACGCGAGGCAGGCAGGTCGGCGATACGAGCAAGGACATTGGCGAGCCAAGCCTTTGGGTCTACGTCGTTCAACCGTGCGGTCATGATCAGGGTGAGCATGATGGCAGTGCGATCTGCGCCCCGGTCTGATCCGGCGAAGAGCCATGCTTTTCTTCCGCAAGCGACACCGCGCAGCGCTCTTTCCGCAGCGTTGTTCGTCATGCAGGTTCTGCCGTCATCGACATACCGGGCAAAGTCAGCCCAGCGCGACAGCATATAGTCGATCGGTCCGGCCACCGGCGATGAGCGCGATAGGCTGGCCCGCTCGGTGCGCAACCATTCTTCCATATCGCCCAGCAATGGCTTGCTCTTGTCCTGGCGTACGGCAAACCGCTCGGCCGCGCTCAGGCCGTTGATGTCGCGCTCGATGGTGAACAAGGCATCGATGCGCTTTACGGCTTCGAGGGCTACCGGCGAGATCGGCTTAGCGCCTTTGCCGCGCCGAGCGTTGCGAGCGACATCGGCCAGCTCGAAGAACTTGCGGCGTGCGTGGGCGAAGCAGAACGCGGGTGTTGCCGGCATCTGCTTCCTCGCCCTGTCGAACAACGGATTGAAGCCGTTGTAGCAATCAGCCTGAAGGATGCCGCTGAAGTCGGCTAGATGCCTTTGCGGGTGCTCGCCGCGCCGATCGCTGGAGGCGTAAAAGACCGCCGCCGGCGGTGCAGGCCCGGCGAACGGCTGATCGTCGCGCACGTAAACCCATATTCGCCCGGTTGTGCATTGGCCTTTGGCCAGGATCGGGATCGTCGTATCGTCGCCATGAAGCCGCTCAGCCTGGAACACATGTGCCTCGATCAGGTCGAAGACCGGCTTAAGGGCGAAGGTGACGTGCCCGACCTGATCGGCCAGCGTCTGGGTC
It encodes:
- a CDS encoding plasmid pRiA4b ORF-3 family protein, giving the protein MASSLVRLKVTLDHVEPTVIRRIVVPWRIRLSRLHEVLQAAMGWTNTHLYEFQIRDVGFGLPDLEWGDGPLDARKVSLLSAIQDTGAKSFKYHYDFGDGWTHSIKIERTFPIVALADPMLIEAMGRCPPEDVGGPWGYQEFREALADPAHERHAEFVEWLGAKDFDPNNAAFADLNRAVENLTAKWARRSRRKASPPATPNTAL
- a CDS encoding IS66 family transposase, which translates into the protein MTLQPLSLPSDLASAHAALLAERAARLQAEAEAANAKAKLSSIEALNAHLQLLIGKLEREKHGPRRERTQRLIDQLELQLEELVASAAEDELGAQEAAAKTQSVRAFARKRPVRKPWPEDVERERIIIEAPTACACCGGSRLSKLGEDVTETLEEIPRRFKVIETVREKFTCRDCEAISQAPAPFHATPRGFIGPQLLATIVFDKFGQHIPLNRQSTRFKCKGIDLSTQTLADQVGHVTFALKPVFDLIEAHVFQAERLHGDDTTIPILAKGQCTTGRIWVYVRDDQPFAGPAPPAAVFYASSDRRGEHPQRHLADFSGILQADCYNGFNPLFDRARKQMPATPAFCFAHARRKFFELADVARNARRGKGAKPISPVALEAVKRIDALFTIERDINGLSAAERFAVRQDKSKPLLGDMEEWLRTERASLSRSSPVAGPIDYMLSRWADFARYVDDGRTCMTNNAAERALRGVACGRKAWLFAGSDRGADRTAIMLTLIMTARLNDVDPKAWLANVLARIADLPASRLPELLPWEWKRMRQAENSALMLAA